A genomic window from Providencia alcalifaciens includes:
- a CDS encoding zinc-binding dehydrogenase, which produces MSTLPEKMKAVVCHGPHDYRFEAIKRPTPGFREVVIKVDGCGICAGDCKANDGAQMFWGENPWIKAPVVPGHEFYGRVAELGEGSGEKYGLKVGDRILAEQIVPCWECRFCKSGKYWMCETHDIYGFQKEVADGGMAEYMRFSERAIIHKIPDELSEKDAALIEPMACAIHTVRRGDIDLNDVVVIAGAGPLGLCMIQVAKLKTPKKLVVIDAIDERLELAKKFGADVVINPLKEDAIKLVKEMTEGYGCDVYIEATGAPIGVTQGLEMIRKLGRFVEFSVFGKETTVDWSIIGDRKELDIRGAHLGPYSYEVAIDLFSRGLVCADDIVTHFYSIDDWEEAFVMAKSADSIKVVIKP; this is translated from the coding sequence ATGAGTACCCTACCTGAAAAAATGAAAGCTGTTGTATGTCATGGCCCCCATGATTACCGTTTTGAAGCGATTAAAAGACCAACACCAGGGTTTCGTGAAGTGGTCATCAAAGTCGATGGATGCGGTATCTGCGCAGGTGACTGCAAAGCCAATGATGGCGCTCAAATGTTCTGGGGTGAAAACCCATGGATCAAAGCCCCTGTCGTACCGGGACACGAATTTTACGGGCGTGTTGCAGAGCTGGGCGAAGGTTCTGGTGAAAAGTATGGCCTGAAAGTGGGTGATCGTATTTTAGCGGAACAAATCGTGCCGTGCTGGGAGTGCCGTTTCTGTAAATCAGGCAAATATTGGATGTGTGAAACTCACGATATTTATGGCTTCCAAAAAGAAGTTGCCGATGGTGGAATGGCGGAATATATGCGTTTCTCCGAGCGTGCAATTATTCACAAAATCCCTGATGAGCTTTCAGAAAAAGATGCCGCATTAATCGAGCCAATGGCCTGCGCTATCCATACCGTTCGCCGCGGTGATATCGATTTAAATGACGTTGTCGTTATCGCAGGTGCGGGTCCACTAGGTCTGTGCATGATCCAAGTCGCGAAACTCAAAACCCCGAAAAAATTAGTCGTTATCGATGCTATCGATGAGCGCCTTGAACTAGCGAAGAAATTTGGCGCTGACGTGGTAATCAACCCACTGAAAGAAGACGCCATCAAGCTGGTTAAAGAGATGACCGAAGGTTACGGTTGCGATGTCTATATCGAAGCGACTGGCGCTCCAATCGGTGTGACTCAGGGGTTAGAAATGATCCGTAAACTGGGGCGCTTCGTCGAATTCAGCGTTTTCGGTAAAGAAACCACCGTAGACTGGTCAATTATCGGTGACCGTAAAGAGTTAGATATCAGAGGTGCTCACTTAGGTCCATACAGCTACGAGGTCGCCATTGACCTATTTAGCCGTGGATTAGTATGTGCTGACGATATCGTTACCCACTTCTACTCAATCGATGATTGGGAAGAGGCGTTTGTTATGGCGAAATCAGCTGACTCTATCAAGGTCGTTATCAAGCCGTAG
- a CDS encoding LemA family protein, whose amino-acid sequence MATTMIVLVVLLLIFVGWGISIYNRLVSTRNQVSNQFANIDVILKQRADQIPQLVTIVEKAMEHEKAIFTSLSDARQNYFSAKNVNEKIAASNEMDQALKSLIAVAENYPTLISGEQFTQLQIALSEVEDKIAQRREGFNDATTEYNTAIQMFPDSIFANIFGFTALPLLEIPETEKKYDGIQFKS is encoded by the coding sequence ATGGCAACGACAATGATTGTTCTAGTGGTTTTACTGCTTATTTTTGTGGGATGGGGAATTTCTATTTATAACCGTTTGGTGAGTACTCGAAATCAAGTTAGCAATCAATTTGCCAATATTGATGTGATTTTAAAACAGCGTGCTGATCAAATTCCCCAATTAGTGACGATAGTTGAGAAAGCTATGGAGCATGAAAAAGCGATATTTACCTCATTGAGTGATGCTCGCCAAAATTATTTTAGCGCTAAAAATGTGAATGAAAAAATTGCGGCATCGAATGAAATGGATCAGGCATTAAAAAGTCTCATCGCGGTTGCTGAAAACTACCCAACGCTAATATCGGGTGAGCAATTTACCCAATTACAAATCGCACTAAGCGAAGTGGAAGATAAAATTGCTCAGCGTCGCGAAGGTTTTAATGATGCAACAACGGAATACAATACAGCGATCCAAATGTTTCCAGATAGTATTTTTGCCAATATTTTTGGTTTTACTGCGTTGCCTTTATTGGAAATACCCGAGACTGAGAAAAAATATGATGGTATTCAATTCAAATCATAA
- a CDS encoding LemA family protein, which produces MNQIIFWIFVAVVGTILVRYIVGIYNNIIFLKNNCEKAFANIDVLLKKQADLMPQLTVVAEGAMVHEKRLISELLQSRQHYLSTEQLDVKVDSANQFRSHLKPIFLLAEKYPKLISQPALLALQTSAKGLEDQIADRREFFNQTVTLYNTNIRLFPNLIFTLLFRFKDIPLLYVQQESTS; this is translated from the coding sequence ATGAATCAGATTATCTTTTGGATCTTTGTTGCCGTGGTAGGTACCATTTTGGTTCGTTATATTGTGGGGATCTACAATAATATTATTTTCTTGAAAAATAATTGCGAAAAAGCGTTTGCCAATATTGATGTGCTCCTAAAAAAGCAGGCAGATTTAATGCCTCAATTAACGGTTGTGGCAGAAGGGGCGATGGTCCATGAAAAACGTTTAATTAGCGAATTACTGCAAAGTCGTCAGCACTATTTATCTACGGAACAGCTTGATGTTAAAGTGGATTCTGCAAACCAATTTCGCTCACATTTAAAACCGATTTTTTTACTGGCAGAAAAATACCCTAAGCTGATTAGCCAGCCTGCACTATTAGCATTGCAAACGTCAGCAAAAGGGCTTGAAGATCAAATTGCGGATCGCCGAGAATTTTTTAATCAAACGGTCACGTTATACAATACGAATATTCGCCTTTTCCCTAATCTCATTTTTACTCTCTTATTCCGTTTTAAAGATATTCCCTTACTGTATGTTCAACAGGAGTCTACATCATGA